From Thermoflavifilum aggregans, a single genomic window includes:
- the odhB gene encoding 2-oxoglutarate dehydrogenase complex dihydrolipoyllysine-residue succinyltransferase, with product MQAVTVPHIGESINEVTIARWLKQEGDYVQQDEVIAEIESEKASFEIRAEVAGRLHILAEEGADVQVGAAIAEIDTDAEASQQAGDAGERKPETGAASVKEQPVADDRASEAKPKPSTHQPSGEPLEVKVPSVGESIQQVTLARWLKPDGAFVQLDEVIAELESEKASFEIRAETSGWLHHQAKEGDDVPIGAIMAVIEPSMEGASSAAQPETQPVPASVSAPSDHSHITVETPASSATLRATPVAAAMMADQHLSPAEVRGSGPSGKIRKEDVRAALQRPGITIEKPAQPSDQSPAQPAAQPASTGTQAFSRNERRERMSNLRRTISRRLVEAKNTTAMLTTFNEVDMSAIMQIRNQYKEAFKEKHGVSLGFMSFFTKACCYALQEWPAVNAYIDGDEIIYHDYCDISIAVSTPRGLVVPVIRNAESLSMAEIERKVLELATKAREGKLSLEEMTGGTFTITNGGVFGSLMSTPLLNLPQSAILGMHKIQERPVVINGQIVARPMMYVALSYDHRIIDGRESVSFLVRVKELLENPHQLLSGRDPVKSLLEL from the coding sequence ATGCAAGCAGTAACCGTACCCCACATCGGCGAATCGATCAATGAAGTGACAATTGCCAGATGGCTGAAGCAAGAAGGTGATTATGTACAGCAGGATGAAGTGATAGCCGAAATTGAATCGGAAAAAGCTAGTTTCGAAATCCGCGCAGAAGTTGCCGGTCGCCTTCATATTCTTGCAGAAGAAGGAGCCGATGTGCAGGTAGGAGCTGCCATCGCTGAAATTGATACGGATGCAGAAGCCTCGCAACAGGCTGGTGATGCTGGGGAACGTAAGCCAGAAACAGGAGCTGCATCTGTAAAGGAACAACCGGTTGCAGATGATCGGGCCTCAGAGGCAAAACCTAAGCCTTCCACGCATCAACCCTCCGGCGAACCGCTGGAAGTAAAAGTGCCATCGGTGGGCGAGTCTATTCAGCAGGTTACTCTGGCACGCTGGCTGAAGCCCGATGGAGCTTTTGTGCAGCTGGATGAAGTAATAGCCGAGCTGGAATCGGAAAAGGCCAGCTTTGAAATTCGTGCAGAAACCAGTGGATGGTTGCATCATCAGGCTAAAGAAGGAGATGATGTACCTATCGGTGCCATCATGGCTGTTATCGAACCTTCGATGGAGGGTGCATCTTCTGCCGCGCAGCCTGAGACCCAACCTGTACCTGCTTCAGTTTCAGCACCTTCAGATCATTCCCATATTACGGTTGAAACACCGGCTTCATCTGCTACCCTCCGGGCTACCCCGGTGGCAGCAGCAATGATGGCCGACCAACATCTTTCTCCTGCCGAAGTGCGGGGCAGCGGGCCATCCGGCAAAATCCGCAAGGAAGATGTGCGTGCGGCACTGCAGCGCCCCGGAATCACCATCGAAAAACCGGCCCAGCCATCAGACCAATCTCCCGCACAGCCGGCCGCACAACCCGCATCCACCGGCACACAGGCTTTCAGCCGCAACGAACGCCGGGAGCGCATGAGCAACCTGCGCCGCACCATTTCCCGTCGCCTGGTGGAGGCCAAGAACACCACGGCCATGCTCACCACCTTCAATGAGGTGGATATGAGTGCCATCATGCAGATCCGCAACCAGTACAAAGAAGCTTTCAAGGAAAAACATGGGGTAAGCCTTGGTTTCATGAGTTTCTTCACAAAAGCCTGTTGTTATGCCCTGCAGGAATGGCCGGCCGTGAATGCATATATCGATGGCGACGAAATCATATACCATGATTACTGCGATATTTCCATTGCGGTAAGTACGCCGCGGGGACTTGTAGTGCCAGTGATCCGCAATGCCGAAAGCCTCTCTATGGCTGAAATTGAAAGAAAAGTGCTGGAGCTGGCTACCAAAGCACGCGAAGGTAAGCTAAGCCTGGAAGAGATGACCGGCGGCACCTTCACCATCACCAATGGCGGCGTATTTGGCTCGCTCATGAGCACACCTCTGCTCAACCTGCCCCAGTCGGCCATCCTGGGCATGCATAAAATTCAGGAACGTCCGGTGGTCATCAACGGACAGATTGTAGCCCGTCCCATGATGTATGTGGCCTTGAGTTATGATCATCGCATCATCGATGGCCGTGAGTCAGTAAGTTTCCTGGTCAGGGTGAAGGAATTGCTCGAAAATCCGCATCAATTGCTATCCGGCAGGGATCCGGTGAAGAGCCTGCTGGAACTGTAG
- a CDS encoding alpha-hydroxy-acid oxidizing protein, protein MKLKSAFERQREIYIRGFSGKTSHIPFHASALREKARKKMSPNAWAYIDGGASDEATMMRNRKAFDAIAIIPRMMRDNSTADYSSVLFGTRLPFPFLIAPIGALDMIYPHADLMVSAACRDTGTPFIFSNQAGSSMESCSRVMGDTDRWFQLYWSKSDDLVLSFVKRAENCGCKAIVLTTDTTMLGWRARDLTRGYLPFLHGLGIAQYTSDPVFQHYLRNGWEGDTDEDAAKPSFTLHTIWHVLKLGLRYKGRLREGLEAAKLFTRIYTNPSLNWEHVAWLKSQTRLPVIIKGILHPADARKAKESGADGIIVSNHGGRQVDGAIASIEALQEIRKAVPRPYKVLLDSGIRNGSDIFKALALGADAVLLGRPYVYGLAIGKQKGVEEVIRNIQNDFELTARLSGCRNLDEIKEAEIYRAAKSE, encoded by the coding sequence ATGAAATTGAAATCTGCTTTTGAAAGACAAAGGGAAATATACATCCGTGGGTTTTCGGGAAAGACTTCCCACATTCCCTTTCATGCATCAGCTCTGAGAGAAAAAGCCAGGAAAAAAATGTCGCCCAACGCCTGGGCCTACATAGATGGTGGTGCATCCGATGAAGCTACGATGATGCGCAATCGCAAGGCTTTTGATGCAATAGCTATTATTCCCCGGATGATGCGTGACAATTCCACGGCTGATTACTCTTCCGTGCTATTCGGAACCCGGTTGCCATTTCCTTTTCTGATTGCGCCTATCGGGGCGCTGGATATGATTTATCCCCATGCAGATCTCATGGTGTCGGCTGCATGTCGCGACACGGGTACTCCTTTTATTTTTTCAAATCAGGCCGGCAGCTCCATGGAAAGCTGCTCACGTGTAATGGGGGATACAGATAGATGGTTCCAGCTATACTGGAGCAAATCAGATGATCTCGTCCTTTCCTTTGTGAAAAGGGCGGAGAACTGCGGCTGTAAGGCTATTGTACTGACAACGGACACCACCATGCTGGGATGGAGAGCACGCGATCTCACGCGGGGATACCTCCCTTTTCTGCATGGTTTGGGTATCGCTCAATATACGTCGGATCCTGTTTTTCAACACTATCTCCGGAACGGATGGGAAGGAGATACGGATGAAGATGCGGCTAAGCCTTCTTTTACGTTACACACCATCTGGCACGTGTTGAAATTAGGGCTCAGATATAAAGGCCGGCTCAGGGAAGGATTGGAGGCAGCCAAACTGTTTACCCGTATTTATACCAACCCTTCTCTTAACTGGGAGCATGTAGCTTGGTTAAAAAGCCAAACCCGTCTGCCTGTTATCATCAAAGGGATATTGCATCCTGCGGATGCACGAAAAGCAAAAGAATCCGGAGCAGATGGCATCATCGTTTCCAATCATGGGGGAAGGCAGGTAGATGGCGCTATTGCATCGATCGAAGCCCTGCAGGAAATCAGAAAAGCGGTACCACGTCCCTATAAAGTTCTGCTGGATAGTGGGATCCGCAATGGCAGCGATATTTTTAAAGCCCTGGCGCTGGGAGCAGATGCCGTATTGCTGGGAAGGCCCTATGTGTATGGTCTGGCTATAGGAAAACAGAAAGGAGTGGAAGAAGTTATCCGAAACATCCAGAATGACTTTGAGCTGACTGCACGTTTATCCGGCTGCCGAAATCTGGATGAAATCAAAGAGGCGGAAATTTACCGCGCTGCTAAATCGGAATAG
- a CDS encoding bifunctional alpha,alpha-trehalose-phosphate synthase (UDP-forming)/trehalose-phosphatase codes for MLFSRRKNKQKNIPYITSSLPSFDEGGLLTERRIIIVSNRLPVKVVINKSGQFQLQPSEGGLATGLSSVYKRNDNLWIGWPGAFLDENQRSQVQPLLEAEKLLPVYLTEEEIAAYYEGFSNETLWPLYHYFPSYTLYKKDDWEMYCAVNRKFAEHVLRVAREEDIIWVHDYQLCLVPELIREQLPNVTIGFFQHIPFPDFEIFRLLPWRKEILKGLLGADLIGFHTLDDTKHFIASCSRLLNLEVMMNRIVVEGREVMVDTFPMGIDFEKFQQWARKERTLQNERRLRSLVGPLKIMISVDRLDYSKGILNRLEAFEQLLDRYPHMRGKISFIQLVVPSRDQVPQYRWLKDEIDKKVSSINSRFSSFGWTPIYYFYRSFQMDMLSALYKTADIAMITPMRDGMNLVSKEYVASKTDQKGVLILSEMAGASKELLHAIIVNPNDIEAMVDALLQAIEMPEEEQVYRIRAMQEIIAKYNVYHWVNLFIETLEEVKQQQDKLTTKMLNRQVTELMIKHYAQARKRILLLDYDGTLVPYFSDINQAIPDRELKRLLMALARDTRNRVVVISGRTHETLSKWLGDLPVDLIAEHGVWRKDYGQDWQKFTDLSTAWKPSIRHILEMYMHRTPGSFIEEKSYSLAWHYRNVSAELGEERARELIDNLKFFSSHHGLQVLSGNKVIEIKNAEVNKGKAGRALLKEQRYDFILAIGDDATDEDTFRAMPSRAYTIRVGSTLSSAQYYLRSYQEVRALLSNFAEANVEELIKK; via the coding sequence ATGCTTTTCAGCAGGCGGAAAAACAAACAAAAAAACATACCTTATATCACCAGCTCTCTACCGAGTTTCGATGAGGGAGGGCTGCTGACAGAAAGGCGAATCATTATTGTTTCCAACCGGCTACCAGTAAAAGTAGTTATCAACAAATCCGGACAATTTCAGCTTCAGCCCAGCGAAGGCGGACTGGCAACGGGGCTGAGCAGTGTGTACAAACGCAATGATAACCTGTGGATCGGCTGGCCGGGCGCCTTTCTGGATGAGAACCAGCGCTCCCAGGTGCAACCCTTGCTTGAAGCGGAAAAATTATTACCTGTTTATCTGACGGAAGAAGAGATCGCCGCTTACTACGAAGGTTTTTCAAATGAAACACTCTGGCCGCTGTATCATTACTTTCCATCTTATACCCTCTACAAAAAAGATGATTGGGAGATGTATTGCGCGGTGAACCGCAAGTTTGCCGAGCATGTGTTGCGTGTGGCACGTGAGGAAGATATTATCTGGGTGCACGACTATCAGCTTTGTCTTGTGCCCGAGCTGATCCGGGAACAATTGCCTAATGTGACAATTGGCTTTTTCCAACATATTCCGTTTCCGGATTTTGAAATCTTCCGTTTGCTGCCCTGGCGGAAAGAAATACTGAAAGGCCTGCTGGGTGCCGATCTGATTGGTTTTCATACCCTCGATGACACCAAACATTTCATCGCCTCGTGCTCACGCCTGCTGAATCTGGAGGTGATGATGAACCGAATAGTTGTGGAAGGCCGCGAGGTGATGGTTGACACATTCCCGATGGGCATTGACTTTGAAAAGTTTCAGCAATGGGCACGCAAAGAGCGCACCCTGCAAAATGAACGACGGCTGCGAAGCCTGGTGGGCCCGCTGAAAATTATGATTTCGGTTGACCGGCTCGACTACAGCAAAGGTATCCTGAACCGCCTCGAAGCATTCGAACAATTGCTGGATCGCTACCCGCACATGCGCGGCAAAATTTCATTTATTCAGCTCGTAGTGCCTTCACGCGATCAGGTGCCGCAATACCGCTGGCTGAAAGATGAAATTGATAAAAAGGTGAGCTCCATCAACAGCCGCTTCAGCAGCTTTGGATGGACACCCATTTATTACTTCTACCGTTCCTTCCAGATGGATATGCTATCGGCTTTGTACAAAACAGCCGATATCGCGATGATTACACCCATGCGCGATGGGATGAACCTCGTAAGCAAGGAATATGTGGCCAGCAAAACCGATCAGAAAGGTGTGCTTATCCTGAGTGAAATGGCTGGTGCTTCAAAAGAGCTGCTGCACGCTATTATCGTAAATCCGAATGATATTGAAGCCATGGTGGATGCCCTGTTGCAAGCTATCGAAATGCCGGAAGAAGAACAGGTTTACCGCATCCGTGCCATGCAGGAAATCATTGCCAAATACAACGTATATCACTGGGTGAATTTATTCATTGAAACTTTGGAAGAGGTGAAACAACAACAAGATAAGTTAACCACGAAAATGCTGAACAGACAGGTTACGGAACTCATGATCAAACATTATGCACAGGCCCGTAAACGCATCCTGCTGCTCGATTATGACGGCACTTTGGTGCCTTATTTCTCCGACATCAATCAGGCTATACCCGATCGTGAGCTGAAACGGCTATTGATGGCACTTGCACGCGACACGCGTAATCGAGTTGTAGTGATCAGCGGACGAACCCACGAAACGCTTTCCAAATGGCTGGGAGATCTTCCGGTTGACCTGATTGCCGAACACGGTGTGTGGAGAAAAGATTATGGTCAGGACTGGCAAAAGTTCACTGATCTCAGCACCGCCTGGAAACCCAGCATCCGCCATATTCTGGAGATGTATATGCACCGCACACCCGGGTCGTTCATCGAAGAAAAAAGCTATTCACTGGCCTGGCATTACCGCAACGTAAGTGCAGAACTGGGAGAAGAAAGAGCCCGTGAATTGATTGACAACCTGAAATTCTTTTCCTCCCATCATGGTTTGCAGGTACTTTCAGGCAATAAAGTGATTGAAATCAAAAATGCTGAAGTCAACAAAGGAAAAGCGGGACGGGCGCTGCTGAAGGAACAGCGGTATGATTTCATTCTGGCTATCGGTGATGATGCCACAGATGAAGATACATTCCGGGCTATGCCTTCGCGCGCTTATACCATTCGCGTGGGAAGCACACTTTCATCAGCCCAGTATTATCTGCGTTCCTATCAGGAAGTGCGGGCATTGCTGAGTAATTTTGCAGAAGCCAATGTGGAGGAGCTCATAAAAAAATAG
- a CDS encoding methyltransferase domain-containing protein translates to MSHLPSTLVHSYLRKAIEWVQEYLSTGGVPLHLFLKNKFRRHVSSGGHFPQLGSRDRRYISALLYDYFRLGKSFSGRSLEDRMLISFLICEQEPALLIQELRPEWLPAVAFASPLERAAWFADFRAEDIFPWASELSAGVDAQAYAVSYLRQPNVFIRIRSGHEDKFAVLPDPIARMGRHTLVAPAAIDLRRWLHAREGVDYVVQDWASQQVMEWLLDELPAGKAGSSHLWTVWDCCAGSGGKSLFLADHLPMQQLVVTDIRASILTNLRQRFRLAGIRKYRSAVIDVTQAEATDKILGSKRFDLIIADVPCSGSGTWARTPEQLHFFTPEQLQDFHNRQISIVKQACRYLRPGGYLAYITCSVFRQENEDVADEIRQMGLTYVNGILITGYPAGGDSMFMALFRAS, encoded by the coding sequence ATGAGCCATCTTCCTTCCACCTTAGTCCATTCCTATCTGCGAAAAGCGATTGAATGGGTGCAGGAATACCTGTCGACTGGTGGCGTACCGCTGCATCTTTTTCTGAAAAACAAGTTTCGCCGGCATGTGTCGTCGGGTGGACATTTCCCGCAGCTGGGCTCGCGCGATCGTCGTTACATATCAGCCCTGCTTTATGATTATTTTCGGTTAGGGAAAAGCTTTTCCGGCAGAAGCCTGGAAGATCGGATGCTGATCAGTTTTTTGATCTGCGAGCAGGAGCCTGCATTACTTATTCAGGAATTGCGACCGGAATGGCTGCCAGCAGTAGCTTTCGCCAGTCCCTTGGAAAGGGCCGCCTGGTTTGCTGATTTTCGAGCGGAAGACATTTTCCCCTGGGCATCGGAGTTAAGCGCAGGAGTGGATGCCCAAGCTTATGCTGTGAGCTATTTGCGGCAGCCCAACGTATTCATTCGGATCAGGTCGGGGCATGAAGATAAGTTTGCGGTGTTGCCCGACCCGATTGCCCGCATGGGTCGCCACACGCTGGTGGCTCCCGCAGCCATCGATCTGCGTCGGTGGCTGCACGCCCGGGAGGGTGTGGATTATGTGGTGCAAGATTGGGCATCCCAGCAGGTCATGGAGTGGCTCTTGGATGAACTGCCTGCCGGCAAGGCAGGCTCATCGCATTTGTGGACTGTGTGGGATTGCTGTGCCGGTAGCGGAGGCAAATCGCTATTTCTGGCTGATCATCTCCCGATGCAGCAGCTGGTGGTCACGGATATCCGTGCTTCCATTCTGACCAATCTCCGCCAACGCTTTCGCCTGGCAGGCATCCGAAAATACAGGTCGGCTGTGATAGATGTAACCCAAGCCGAAGCAACTGATAAAATCCTTGGCAGCAAACGGTTTGATCTGATCATTGCCGATGTTCCCTGCAGTGGCAGCGGCACCTGGGCGCGTACGCCTGAACAATTGCATTTTTTCACTCCGGAGCAACTTCAGGATTTTCATAACCGGCAGATTTCCATTGTAAAACAAGCCTGTCGCTATCTCCGGCCTGGTGGCTATCTGGCCTATATCACCTGTTCGGTATTTCGCCAGGAAAACGAAGATGTGGCCGATGAAATCCGGCAAATGGGGCTCACGTATGTGAACGGCATCCTTATCACCGGTTATCCAGCAGGCGGGGATTCCATGTTTATGGCGCTGTTTCGGGCATCCTAA
- a CDS encoding glycoside hydrolase family 15 protein: MARHVYQTGIIGNCSYIAHVHLNTNIEWLCWPRFDSSFIFGGLLDKSKGGEFSIRPQGEFTSRQYYIDNTNVLVTEVSSAQGRYRVIDFAPRFVQYERYFKPLMLIRKIELLEGRPLIRVTCRPMGNYGQIALHPYKGSNHMEYHGLSDPVRLTTDVPLTYIDENKHFVLNENKYLVLTYGSPLEAPLQHTADYFLEKTIEYWRQWIQTTGIENIYQEEVIRSSLALKIHQFEDTGAIIAASTTSLPEADGSGRTWDYRYCWLRDAYYILQAFNHIGHFEELERYFHFFENIAVTSRERFQPLYSITGESYLPEREIDLEGYLGNKPVRIGNQAAEQIQNDTYGQVLVSLLPLYVDNRIKYRARVDAAQWVSHILHKIEAVMDEPDAGLWEFRNIRQYHCYTYLFHWAGACAAIKMADKIQHKSLRQLAVKLRNKAAEKIEQCYDPQRRVYTEAIGSKNLDASTLQLILMNYLDPRSQRAKDHLRCLEQHLKAEDGLFYRYKHEDDFGKPETTFLVTAFWYVEVLAHMGRVREAQENFEQLMKYTNHLGLLSEDVDAHDGSQWGNFPQAYSHVGVMNAAYRIAKKIDQPIFL, translated from the coding sequence ATGGCCCGACATGTGTATCAAACTGGTATCATTGGCAATTGTTCCTATATCGCGCATGTGCATCTGAATACCAATATTGAATGGCTTTGCTGGCCGAGGTTTGATAGCAGTTTTATTTTCGGAGGATTGCTCGATAAATCAAAAGGAGGTGAGTTTTCCATTCGTCCGCAGGGAGAATTCACTTCCAGGCAATATTATATTGACAATACCAATGTGCTGGTTACCGAAGTGAGCAGTGCGCAGGGACGTTATCGGGTGATTGATTTTGCACCGCGCTTTGTGCAGTATGAGCGTTATTTCAAGCCCCTGATGCTTATCAGAAAAATTGAATTGCTCGAGGGCAGGCCTTTGATCAGGGTTACCTGCAGGCCGATGGGTAATTACGGACAGATTGCCCTTCATCCCTACAAGGGTAGCAATCACATGGAATATCACGGGTTGAGTGATCCCGTGCGATTAACAACCGATGTGCCTTTGACCTATATTGATGAAAACAAACATTTTGTACTGAATGAAAACAAATATCTGGTGCTGACGTATGGTTCGCCGCTGGAAGCACCTTTGCAGCATACGGCCGATTATTTTTTGGAAAAAACTATTGAATACTGGCGGCAATGGATTCAAACCACCGGCATTGAAAATATCTATCAGGAGGAGGTGATCCGCTCATCCCTTGCATTGAAAATTCATCAGTTTGAAGACACAGGAGCCATCATTGCAGCCAGCACCACCAGCCTGCCTGAGGCCGATGGCAGCGGCCGCACCTGGGATTATCGCTATTGCTGGTTGCGGGATGCCTATTATATCCTGCAGGCTTTTAACCATATCGGACACTTTGAAGAGCTGGAGCGGTATTTTCATTTTTTTGAAAACATTGCAGTTACTAGCAGGGAGCGTTTTCAGCCATTGTACAGCATTACGGGTGAATCGTATTTACCTGAGCGGGAAATTGATCTGGAAGGTTACCTGGGCAATAAGCCTGTGCGCATTGGCAATCAGGCAGCAGAACAGATACAGAATGATACTTATGGTCAGGTATTAGTTTCATTGCTTCCGCTGTATGTGGATAACCGGATTAAATATCGCGCCCGGGTGGATGCTGCACAATGGGTGAGCCATATCCTGCATAAGATTGAAGCCGTGATGGATGAGCCTGATGCAGGATTATGGGAGTTTCGAAACATCAGGCAATATCATTGTTACACTTACCTGTTTCACTGGGCTGGTGCCTGTGCTGCCATTAAGATGGCTGATAAAATCCAGCATAAATCATTGCGTCAGCTGGCTGTTAAATTAAGAAATAAAGCTGCTGAGAAAATTGAACAATGCTATGATCCGCAGCGTCGGGTATATACAGAAGCTATTGGTTCCAAAAATCTGGATGCCAGTACGTTGCAGCTCATATTGATGAATTACTTAGATCCGAGATCCCAGCGGGCGAAGGATCATCTGCGTTGCCTGGAACAACATCTGAAGGCAGAGGATGGATTATTTTACCGCTATAAACATGAAGATGATTTTGGCAAACCTGAAACTACCTTTCTGGTTACCGCATTCTGGTATGTGGAAGTATTGGCACACATGGGGCGTGTCAGGGAAGCACAGGAGAATTTTGAGCAATTGATGAAATACACCAATCATCTTGGTTTGTTGAGTGAAGATGTGGATGCACACGATGGCAGCCAGTGGGGCAATTTCCCGCAGGCTTACAGCCATGTGGGTGTGATGAATGCAGCTTACCGGATTGCCAAGAAGATTGATCAGCCTATTTTTTTATGA
- the mnmA gene encoding tRNA 2-thiouridine(34) synthase MnmA: MSKHGRVLVAMSGGVDSTVTALMLHDQGYEVVGVTMKTWDYATSGSSKKETGCCNLDSFNDARAAAVKHGFPHYIIDIREEFGHFVIDNFIEEYLSGRTPNPCILCNTHIKWEALLRRADALHCDYIATGHYVNLKHENGRYFVSKGVDENKDQSYVMWGLSQACLSRTIFPLGKYRKTEIREMALAYGFPELARKSESYEICFIPDNDYRGFLKRKVEGLESQTRGGKLVWQDGTVVGEHEGYPFYTVGQRKGLGVALGKPAYVTDIIPETNTVVLGEERDLYRPAMEVYKLNWMKYPGLEADMRATIKVRYRDRGTAGVLRAGTDPLRVDFDTPVKGIAPGQSAVFYDGDDVIGGGIILRSVKEKN; this comes from the coding sequence ATGAGCAAGCATGGCAGGGTACTGGTAGCTATGAGTGGCGGTGTGGACAGCACGGTTACTGCGCTGATGCTGCATGACCAGGGATATGAAGTGGTGGGTGTAACCATGAAAACCTGGGACTATGCTACATCGGGCAGCAGCAAAAAGGAAACCGGCTGCTGCAACCTGGATTCGTTCAACGATGCCCGGGCCGCAGCGGTAAAGCATGGTTTTCCACATTATATCATTGACATCCGGGAAGAATTCGGCCATTTTGTGATTGATAATTTCATCGAAGAATATCTTTCCGGACGAACACCCAATCCCTGCATCCTCTGCAATACTCATATCAAATGGGAAGCCTTGTTGCGTCGGGCCGATGCCCTCCATTGCGATTACATCGCCACCGGTCATTACGTGAACCTGAAGCATGAAAACGGCCGCTATTTCGTATCAAAGGGCGTAGATGAAAACAAAGACCAGAGCTATGTGATGTGGGGTTTGAGCCAGGCCTGCCTGAGCCGTACGATTTTCCCGCTGGGCAAATATCGCAAAACCGAAATCCGTGAAATGGCCCTTGCCTATGGATTTCCGGAACTGGCCAGAAAAAGCGAAAGCTATGAAATCTGCTTTATCCCGGATAATGATTATCGCGGATTCCTGAAGCGGAAAGTAGAAGGCCTGGAAAGCCAAACCCGCGGAGGTAAGCTGGTTTGGCAGGATGGTACGGTTGTGGGTGAACATGAAGGCTACCCGTTTTATACCGTCGGTCAGCGCAAAGGGCTGGGCGTGGCGCTCGGCAAGCCGGCCTATGTTACCGATATCATTCCTGAAACCAATACCGTGGTGCTGGGCGAAGAACGCGATCTATACCGCCCAGCTATGGAAGTGTATAAGCTCAACTGGATGAAATATCCTGGATTGGAAGCCGACATGCGGGCAACCATCAAGGTCCGCTACCGGGATCGGGGAACGGCAGGTGTGCTGCGTGCAGGTACCGATCCCTTGCGGGTGGATTTTGATACCCCCGTGAAAGGTATTGCTCCCGGCCAGTCGGCCGTATTCTACGATGGCGATGATGTGATCGGCGGAGGCATTATCCTGAGAAGTGTGAAGGAGAAGAATTAA